CCTTCGCGCGAGATCGATCCCCAATTCCTCCTCTTGATTATTGTGCACTGTACAAAAATTGTATTTTATTTGCTTACTACCGGCAATAGCACTACTACCCGATCTTTGCTACTACCTCAACCCACAATGTTTATTACTGGCTGGCCCACCAGCATTTATTGCCTATTACTATTTTTTCCCAGCATGGTGGTTGCCCTAAGGCTGAGGAATGTCCTGATAATGAAAATCCTCTCTCGTCCTATAAAACTCTCCATTCTCTATCATCATATATAATGGTACTGTTATATCTGCAACTTTAATGATGTGGCATAAAAATTAATACCCATAAAACTCTTGGGAAACCCATTGAGAGTGGCCTAATAGTGGTAGCTGCAGTGTTGGATGAAAAGGCCGGGCTGCTCAGTGTGCTCGGCGGGAATGAAATAAAAACACTGGTGTGCATATGCACTAGCTAATGCACTCATGTATATATGTTCAGTTTCAATCATTGCCTGATGGTGGGCCTGTAAAATCCAGCTTTTCAATTTATGCGTGCCTCAAGGACAAGCGGTCTGTGCATGTGCATGCTCTCTACTCTGGCCTCAAGGTCTTTGCGCCACTGTATGTAAGCATTTTCCCCCCTCTGAGATGACATGTACAGTGTATAATACTGgtattttttttggggggggggggactaaGACATAGATATATTAGTGGTAATATAGTTTCTGGTGGATAGAGAAACCCAAAACAACAAGAGGTAAAGGTAGCCATTCTGATCATATGAATTTTCAAATTGGTCCACCACCTGACTCCTCATggatttcctttttttctttaaaaagaaCATAAACGGCTACATTGAGCACTACACAGTGAGTGCTAGACACTTTTTATTATGATGATCTTTCTGCAAGTATATCTATCTCAGACACAGCAGGATGCTTATTGAAAAGCTTGTTTCAGATGTAAAACATAATCCTGCACTTGGACCCGTATACAAAGCTACATGTTTGTACAGTGAAGATGATTGAAAATATACTACTAGATTGTGGAGAGAGATCGACACATATAGGAGGACCACACGGCTGTACGATTCATTAAATACCCTTTGTCTGTATGCGTACCTGTTAACCTGTATACATCTGCAGTTATACGGTTGGTGAGAAGCTGCTGAACAATGAGCTGAAGCATTGTTTGCTTCTGCACTTCATTCAGCATGTGAAGCGTGGTGGTCTGTATTAGCAGCTACGCCCAAGCTGGGACCAGCAGACAAGGACATGTCGTCCCTCGCCACCTACAAAATCATTTATTTCCTGAATATTTTGAGATATCATGTATCCAGTGGAACAGTAGCCGGATGGAATGGAAGATCACAATGCAAGGGCCCAGTGCAATGGATTATTGATGAGCCTAGTAAGTGCTAGTAGCATGCACGTTAGTGCAATGGATTATGTCTAGCATGTGTTGGTAAGTAGATAGATCATAGCCCTTGTCTCGAGATGATTAAAGTCCTAAACTCCTGCAAAAGTAAAGCTAGATCGAGCTTATGCACTGAACTGAGACTAGTTGCGAATTAGTAGTTTTCATTTTCAGTGTCACTGCGGCAACGGCAGGTAGAATCAGTTGTTTTTGCAAGCTGCTTATGAAAATCAGTAGAGTTTTTATCGGTCAATCCCGGCGTCAGTAATATTTTGCTGGTGAGAATCTTGGGCGCCACGGGCCAGTGCACCTCCCAACGATCGAAATTTCAGACAGAGTCACCAACATCATCAGAAAACAATTCAGAGAACCGAGTTGGGGGTTTTCTAGAGTATAACTAACACGGAGGATGGTGGATTCTCTGAACCCTGATTAGCTAACCTAAGCTAATCCACGGCATCAGCATCCGCAATCCAATCCATGACTTGCTCCAAATCCAGACACCTCtactttattttttattcttatATGATGCTCTCCCTCTCCATCTGTCCTTAAAGACAATCTTTGCTTGGCTTTTGCACAAGCAAACAGCACAAACACGCTCACCCTCTGAGGTCTCACTCAGCACCACCACCTCCCCCATGTGATGTGAAGCCGTCCCCTGTCTCCTACCTCCagcttctctctcctctctccttctctctcttgGACGCGGAGCCCTCCTCACCTTATCACCAATTCACCATACAAGTCAGTAGTCACTGCTGCATTTGTTTCGGTGCACTCTGTCTCCTCTCTGTGCTTGCTGCTCCTTTTTGCTCTGTCGCTCTGGTTTGCTcggtcctcttcttcctcgctgGAGCTGCTCCCCTCACCCTGGTTTGGTTTGGGTCAACTGTCTCTGCTCTTTCCTCTTCCCCTGCTCAGCTCTTTTATTGCTCCCACTGTTGCAGCTGTTCTTGGCAGGTTTCTCTGTTCCCACCGGTggttgttgctgttgttgcagTTTCTAACCGTTCTTGGTTGCTGACTGTCAGAACCAAGGTGGAGAAATCCTGACTGAGTTTTGTGGATTCAGCAGCTCCCCTGCCCTGTGTCAATCTCTGAGTAAATTCTGAgattttgagcagcaggagaagaaTCTGACTGACCTGGTTTCTCTTACCAAAACAAGCAAGCTTTTTGAGGCTGCATCCAGctgttctttctttctcttgctCCTCTGTTCTTTGATTCTTCCCTACCTCCCTCCAATggtggatcccaactagtagcTTGCTTCGAAGAAGAAGGGAAAAGATGCGAGCTTTAAGTAGAATTGGTGTTGGGCTCGCGGTGGTGTCGGCGCTCCTCCTACTAGCGCTCACCGCCGAGCTTTACTACATCTTCGTGCACAAGCGCCGGctgcgccggcgcgccgccgccatctccgacgCGGCCTCGTCCCCGTCCTCGTCCTCCCGCGAGCTGCTCCAGCTCTTCTGCTTCAAGAAGCCCCCGGCCCTCGCGTCCACCTACGCGGTCCAGGAGCCGGCCGCCGTGTCCGTGGCCGTCGGCGGCGATGGAGAGGAGGACGATGACGAGACCGTGGAGGCTCAGCTGATGCGGCTTGGCAGCGTCGTCGGCCCCACGCGGCTGCTGTTCACCATCAAGGAGGAGACCCGGGAGGACCTCGAGTCCGACGACGGCCGCAGCAGGAGCCGCAGCCTCGGCGAGCTGCTGCATTGCTCCGAGACGCCGCCGTTCCTCACGCCGGAGGCCTCGccggggccgacggcggcgatggACAACTCCTACAACCCGCTCTTCGAGTCCCCGGCGGCGAGCCCGGGCCCGGGCCCCACGGTGTCGCCGCCACCCAAGTTCCAGTTCCTCAAAGACGCGGAGGAGAAGCTGTACCGCCGGGCGCTGGCCGAGGAGGCGATGAGGGCgcggaggtcgccgccgccacagacgacgtcgccggtcgccggcgaggaagaggGCGGGTACATTACCATCGTTGTGGGGAAGAACAACCGGGTCATCCCCCTGCCTTCACCGACCACAGCCGGCGGTGGCCATCAGTGAGGGAGTTGTCCATATAAATCAGAGGTTTTGCTGGATTAACTTGCTCGGTACAGCTGCTACCTCCTGTGTTTCAGTGTTCTAGTGTAGCTCTTGTGATGTaaactttcttcttttttttgtttggtcaATGGTCTTGTGATCATGCCAAATTGGATGTATATAACATCAAAGTGATGAGGAATTGATAATTTCAGATAAATATgcttttttcttcttattctttGTCAATTTGTGACCTTGTGAGGTGTTAGTTTCTGTAGAAATGTTTAGCTTGGTGCAGTGCCTCATTGGAGCCTTTTTGGTATGCTTTTTACTTGGTGTCTGATTGTACTCGTAAAAACAATGGGGAATAATTGAAGGATGCATACAGCTATGCACATGGATTGTGATATCTGAAAGCCCTTACCGGCTTGTCTGAAAGTGCAGATTTGCACTTTCTGATAATCAATCAACCTGACGAAAAGTACATACCCAAAATGCAATTCCCTTGCAATTTCTGTCAAGTTTACCGATTCCTTTCTTACTATTATTTTGgtagtttggcataattcaagCCACCTCCTTTAGTTAGTTCAGAATCCAAGTTCCTTGCAAATTTTTCCCAAGTCTTCTTCTGGAGTCCCTTTTAGGGGTCTTTCGGTGACACCTTTATTCACACCGCCTTTAGAACAAGGAGCTGGGAGAACATGTGTGAGGAAACAATAAGCAATGCCATCATCACTTTATCTGATGGTAGCAAACATTTTCCAGGCCTTTCGAATGAAGTCTAAAGTAtggaatttattttatttatttctgcaGTGAAAGCATCAGGGAAAAGGTGATATATTCCCATTGCCGTTGATCATATCATGCCTTCATGTGCAGTTGTACTGTGCCTCCATGCCTGCTGCCTGCAACGCACTTTAAGCATTTCTTAGTTAGTATTTCCTTCCAGCTCTTTGAGTTTCTGTTTTCAAAATAAGTAGATAAATAAATTCTTAGGCCTTTGAGTTTTGTGGCCAGTGTGCACACCACAAGTCTGCCATCTTTGTTTGTTCCCATGCATTTTTTCTCTGATTATATTGCTCTGTGCAGCCAAAGTTTATTTGAAAGATGCAGAAAAGATTCCTGGACAAATATCAGACATGCAGTATACTTTAATCTCACCCAATAGTCTGCTAGAAGCTATTCCCATGGAAATATGATTGCATTGTGGACTGATCAACTAGCaaagcacattgcgtggttacGTCAGTGTGTGACTCCTGATGGTAGTGGTTGGGGCCGAAGCAGAGGTCAGCTAGAAAGATTGATTCACAATAATCCACACAAGTCAGGAACTGTCAAGTCTAGCTTACTTGGAATTTCCACAAGTGCTGCATAAATGGACAGAAGCAGCTGCCATTTTGGCAGTTAACCACTTTCCTCGCCATCAGTTCAGAAGACTTATCTGGAATGGATGAACCCTAACGGATATAGGAATCTTTTCCAATTTACTAGTAGCTCACTCTTGGTATCAGTCAGTGAGTAGTAATTCGTTAATGTGgagttttcctttctttctttctttttttgaggAATGTGAGTGCATTATGACTGAAGGCAGAAGGCTAGATAGGGAAGACGCCAAAATCAACACTGTATCCATGACACAGTGATCCATACAACAGTAGATGCTAACTTTTTAGAGTGGACGAGTGATGAGGAAGGCAACAGGAAGAGGGTGTGATGGTCCTGCATGCAAGAAGTCGCAAGGCAGTTTCGTCCTAGCTCAGCTGCTCTCCTCTCCCCGATCCACGAGTCAATTAAAGCAACTCCAGTAGGATGTTAAATTTGGGTGAGCAAATACTTATTTAGAAACTCATTTCTAAATTTTGTTCACTCAAATATGAGTCTCTACTCCAACAGAGCTGAGTAAACAGGCTTCTATTTTTTAATCTGACAActgggtcccacctgtcatctCCAACGTCAGCGCCACCCTCTACCCCAAGGTCCGCGTCTTCCTCTCCTCGGCGCTCTCGCTCCTGCTCCCCGTCATGTCCATGTCCTACCTCTTCTCCGAGGCCAAGAatgccggctccggctcctcctcgggcggccgcgccgccggcgagctctcgC
The genomic region above belongs to Panicum virgatum strain AP13 chromosome 8N, P.virgatum_v5, whole genome shotgun sequence and contains:
- the LOC120686742 gene encoding uncharacterized protein LOC120686742, yielding MRALSRIGVGLAVVSALLLLALTAELYYIFVHKRRLRRRAAAISDAASSPSSSSRELLQLFCFKKPPALASTYAVQEPAAVSVAVGGDGEEDDDETVEAQLMRLGSVVGPTRLLFTIKEETREDLESDDGRSRSRSLGELLHCSETPPFLTPEASPGPTAAMDNSYNPLFESPAASPGPGPTVSPPPKFQFLKDAEEKLYRRALAEEAMRARRSPPPQTTSPVAGEEEGGYITIVVGKNNRVIPLPSPTTAGGGHQ